In the genome of Streptomyces globosus, one region contains:
- a CDS encoding SCO2400 family protein, producing MDYCHACRRHLNGALACAGCGTPAEYLPPAAPAAPAPPYGAAAPHPAAAGPYGAARPDAGGPEAEDPFADSLVELAGPHERRAGARRRAENRRRRRVLLSVGLGLSLAVGGSVAVARMIADGKSADRAANVVLSDEDGPGEPAPLPSSSGGPAAPATPKPAKAAGGAKASAGASQPGRPAGSAPGSAQPGAGASASASGASGAPGGSGKGPSVKPGGSGQPSPSASGSAQPPTGAPSPSPSPTKPPKTCVLWFFCS from the coding sequence ATGGACTACTGCCACGCCTGCCGGAGGCACCTCAACGGCGCACTGGCGTGCGCCGGGTGCGGAACCCCGGCCGAGTACCTGCCCCCCGCGGCCCCCGCCGCCCCCGCACCCCCGTACGGGGCCGCCGCGCCGCATCCGGCTGCGGCCGGGCCGTACGGGGCCGCCCGGCCGGACGCCGGCGGGCCGGAGGCGGAAGATCCGTTCGCCGACTCCCTCGTGGAGCTGGCCGGGCCGCACGAGCGCCGCGCCGGTGCGCGCCGCCGGGCCGAGAACCGCCGGCGCCGGCGCGTGCTGCTGAGCGTCGGGCTCGGGCTGTCGCTCGCGGTCGGCGGATCGGTGGCGGTGGCCCGCATGATCGCCGACGGGAAGAGCGCGGACCGCGCCGCCAACGTGGTGCTGAGCGACGAGGACGGCCCCGGTGAGCCGGCGCCGCTGCCGAGCAGCTCCGGCGGGCCCGCCGCTCCCGCCACGCCGAAGCCGGCCAAGGCCGCCGGGGGAGCGAAGGCCTCGGCCGGGGCTTCGCAGCCGGGTCGGCCCGCGGGCAGCGCGCCGGGCTCCGCGCAGCCGGGAGCCGGGGCGTCCGCCTCCGCCTCGGGGGCGTCCGGAGCGCCCGGCGGATCCGGCAAGGGGCCCTCCGTAAAGCCGGGTGGATCGGGGCAGCCGTCGCCCAGCGCCTCCGGCAGCGCGCAGCCGCCGACGGGGGCGCCGA